A stretch of Campylobacter gracilis DNA encodes these proteins:
- the rsmA gene encoding 16S rRNA (adenine(1518)-N(6)/adenine(1519)-N(6))-dimethyltransferase RsmA, with protein MIRAKKEFGQNFLKDEAVLSKIIQAIPGSVQNVVEIGAGLGDLTRKLLEFYRLKSFEIDEDLYQILSAKFAQQIASGELELVLGDALRIWQERRGLERGEYFLVANLPYYVATKMILQAIDDELCGGFLVMIQKEVALKFCARAGQSDFSALSILADLAGGCELLFDVEPDCFEPAPKVTSSVIRLIKGKNFKPGIEINADGLGVKSCARFQNLDEYEKFKSFLRVSFSAPRKTLIKNLSAKFDRGLVEEISLNLQIPPTVRAHELNSTFFLEIFKNLRVKDGRKQK; from the coding sequence ATGATTAGGGCGAAAAAAGAGTTCGGGCAAAATTTTTTAAAAGACGAAGCCGTTTTAAGCAAGATCATCCAAGCGATTCCCGGGAGCGTACAGAATGTCGTTGAAATCGGGGCTGGCTTAGGTGATTTAACTCGCAAGCTTTTGGAATTTTACAGATTAAAGAGTTTCGAGATAGATGAAGATTTATATCAAATTTTAAGCGCTAAATTTGCGCAGCAGATCGCTAGCGGCGAGCTTGAGCTCGTTTTGGGCGATGCTTTGCGGATTTGGCAGGAGCGGCGGGGACTTGAGCGCGGCGAATATTTTTTGGTCGCAAATTTGCCCTACTACGTTGCTACGAAGATGATTTTGCAGGCGATCGATGATGAGCTATGCGGCGGATTTTTGGTGATGATCCAAAAGGAGGTCGCTTTAAAATTCTGCGCTAGAGCAGGGCAAAGCGATTTTAGCGCTCTTTCGATCCTGGCCGATCTTGCGGGCGGCTGCGAGCTTCTATTCGACGTCGAGCCCGACTGTTTCGAGCCCGCGCCGAAGGTAACCTCATCGGTAATCAGGCTCATAAAAGGCAAAAATTTTAAGCCAGGCATCGAGATAAACGCAGACGGCCTCGGCGTAAAAAGTTGCGCCCGCTTCCAGAATCTCGATGAATACGAGAAATTTAAAAGCTTTTTACGCGTATCTTTCAGCGCGCCACGAAAGACGCTTATTAAAAATTTAAGCGCAAAATTTGATAGAGGCTTAGTCGAAGAGATCTCTTTAAATTTGCAAATTCCGCCCACAGTTCGGGCGCACGAGTTAAATTCCACCTTTTTTTTAGAAATTTTTAAAAATTTAAGGGTAAAAGATGGAAGAAAACAGAAATGA
- a CDS encoding amino acid ABC transporter permease, which translates to MELLSGENLIRLLEGLGVTLQIALISIAVSLALGLVLGILMASGRRALYIPLKICLEIVRIMPPIVWLFIVYFGASKAFGIHISNIAASIIVFSVWGVFEMMDLVRGAVLSIPKHQFESAEALAFSRSQIYLYVILPLAMRRLVPATINLFSRMIKTTSIAVLIGVIELVKVGQQIIEVNVFRDNYAPLIIYGAIFFVYFLICYPISALSKKLENRWS; encoded by the coding sequence ATGGAACTCTTAAGCGGCGAAAATTTAATCAGGCTTTTAGAGGGGCTTGGGGTCACACTGCAAATCGCGCTCATCTCGATCGCGGTTTCGCTCGCTCTAGGCTTGGTGCTTGGAATTTTAATGGCCTCGGGGCGCAGAGCCTTATACATCCCGCTTAAAATTTGCCTGGAGATCGTGCGCATCATGCCGCCCATCGTTTGGCTATTTATCGTATATTTCGGCGCGAGCAAGGCATTTGGCATCCACATCTCAAATATCGCGGCTTCGATCATCGTCTTTAGCGTCTGGGGTGTTTTTGAGATGATGGATCTGGTGCGCGGCGCCGTACTTAGCATCCCCAAGCATCAGTTCGAAAGCGCAGAAGCGCTCGCATTTAGCAGATCTCAAATTTATCTCTACGTCATCCTGCCGCTTGCGATGAGGCGCCTAGTGCCCGCAACGATAAATTTATTCAGCAGGATGATAAAAACAACCTCGATCGCCGTGCTAATCGGCGTCATCGAGCTCGTCAAGGTCGGACAGCAGATCATCGAAGTGAATGTCTTCCGCGACAATTATGCGCCACTAATCATCTACGGAGCGATATTTTTCGTATATTTTTTGATCTGCTATCCGATCTCGGCGCTTTCAAAAAAACTAGAAAACAGGTGGAGCTGA
- a CDS encoding cysteine ABC transporter substrate-binding protein, which yields MKKTLSTLFILGALFFAGCNDEGKGSSNSAQGSAAPQSYIDGIKKRGVVRIAVFGDKPPFGYIDETGKNAGYDVYFAKRIAKELLGDESKVQFVLVEAANRAEFLASDKVDITLANFTVTPERKEVVDFALPYMKVALGVASKDGDITDVSQLKDKTLLINKGTTADLYFTKNHPEIKLLKFDQNTETFGAMLDGRGDAIAHDNTLLFAWTKSNPGFKVGIRSLGDQDVIAPAVKKGNDELRKWLDDLIVKLADEKFFHADYDATLAPVYGDDIKADDVVIEGGKL from the coding sequence ATGAAAAAAACGCTAAGCACGCTTTTTATCTTAGGTGCGTTATTTTTCGCAGGCTGCAACGACGAGGGCAAAGGCTCCTCAAATTCCGCGCAAGGTTCCGCCGCGCCGCAAAGTTATATCGACGGGATTAAAAAGCGTGGCGTAGTAAGGATCGCGGTTTTCGGCGATAAGCCGCCGTTTGGTTATATCGACGAGACGGGTAAAAACGCGGGATATGACGTGTATTTTGCAAAACGCATCGCAAAGGAGCTTTTGGGCGATGAGAGCAAGGTGCAGTTTGTGCTCGTAGAGGCTGCCAATCGCGCAGAATTTTTAGCATCGGATAAGGTCGATATCACGCTTGCAAATTTTACCGTCACGCCAGAGCGTAAAGAGGTCGTGGATTTCGCGCTGCCGTATATGAAGGTAGCCCTCGGCGTCGCGAGCAAGGACGGCGATATCACCGATGTTTCGCAGCTTAAGGACAAAACGCTTTTAATCAACAAAGGCACAACCGCGGATCTGTATTTTACGAAAAACCATCCCGAGATCAAGCTTTTAAAATTTGACCAAAATACCGAGACTTTCGGTGCGATGCTGGATGGCAGGGGCGATGCGATCGCGCATGATAATACGCTTTTGTTTGCGTGGACGAAGTCAAACCCTGGCTTTAAGGTAGGTATCCGCTCGCTGGGCGATCAGGACGTCATCGCGCCTGCGGTCAAAAAGGGCAACGACGAGCTTCGCAAATGGCTTGACGATCTAATCGTAAAACTCGCGGACGAGAAATTTTTCCACGCCGACTACGACGCGACGCTAGCGCCCGTTTACGGCGACGACATCAAGGCTGATGACGTCGTAATCGAGGGCGGGAAGTTATAA
- a CDS encoding pseudouridine synthase, with translation MGYEKRSLGSFEGRKIYEILLSLGYDMKSAQRICDKRRVTDAEDQNLHKNSVACGEIFLIDYKCEPRGLKPIFECDAFAAFDKPSGILSHPSGRNSPYNMYDEIWSLYGQDACVAHRLDLETSGILIVAKDKDAARELKECFEQRRVMKSYLALVQGDLREGLRGDLQSAACNGEIESCYALGFDEICGSKFAGDAVSLPSSVSDLRDTLALKGTGNKFGFNILSNGASRGLWCDALSYDAQVKFNSGAPTGDVDSRSEFDDLSCGVSDKLKPAITMSSADNGHKPCALSAAKSLPATSKGCVNLKKFEPAKYAKFSEKLKFLKDFEGFVIDAPIAPSGEFADLKIRMKISRDSKEAITLIRPLRYFSDIDASLIECYPLTGRQHQIRLHLFAAGAPILGEPLYGLSREQAERILDKKMDETERVRTTGAPRLLLHANAICFELGGERYEIKSKFDAAREFYNLAKIGKI, from the coding sequence ATGGGTTATGAGAAAAGAAGCTTGGGAAGCTTTGAGGGGCGCAAAATTTACGAAATTCTGCTTAGCCTCGGATACGATATGAAATCCGCGCAGCGCATCTGTGACAAGCGCCGCGTAACCGATGCAGAGGATCAAAATTTACATAAAAACTCCGTTGCTTGCGGAGAAATTTTTTTGATCGATTACAAATGCGAGCCGCGCGGACTGAAGCCGATCTTTGAGTGCGATGCGTTTGCGGCATTTGACAAGCCGAGTGGAATTTTAAGCCATCCGAGCGGGCGCAACTCGCCTTATAATATGTATGACGAGATCTGGTCGCTATACGGGCAGGACGCGTGCGTGGCGCACAGGCTTGATTTAGAAACCAGCGGAATTCTTATTGTCGCCAAGGATAAAGACGCGGCGCGCGAGCTTAAAGAGTGCTTCGAACAGCGTAGAGTGATGAAAAGCTATCTAGCGCTCGTGCAAGGGGATTTGAGAGAGGGCTTGCGAGGGGATTTGCAAAGTGCCGCTTGCAATGGTGAGATAGAGAGTTGCTATGCTCTAGGCTTTGATGAAATTTGCGGATCAAAATTCGCGGGCGATGCTGTGAGTTTACCAAGTAGCGTATCGGATTTGCGCGATACACTAGCTCTAAAAGGAACAGGCAATAAATTTGGATTTAATATCTTGTCTAATGGTGCGAGTAGGGGATTGTGGTGCGATGCTCTATCTTACGACGCGCAGGTTAAATTTAATTCCGGCGCTCCTACTGGCGATGTTGACAGCAGATCTGAATTTGATGACTTATCCTGCGGCGTGAGTGATAAGCTCAAACCCGCTATCACGATGAGTAGCGCGGATAACGGACATAAACCTTGCGCCTTATCTGCGGCTAAATCTTTGCCAGCTACTTCTAAGGGCTGTGTAAATTTGAAAAAATTTGAGCCTGCAAAATACGCAAAATTTAGCGAAAAACTGAAATTTTTAAAGGATTTCGAGGGGTTTGTAATTGATGCTCCTATTGCTCCTAGCGGCGAGTTTGCCGATCTTAAAATTCGTATGAAAATATCGCGCGACAGCAAGGAGGCGATCACGCTGATTCGCCCGCTGCGATATTTCTCGGACATAGACGCTAGCCTGATCGAGTGCTATCCGCTGACGGGTAGGCAGCATCAGATCAGGCTGCATCTATTTGCCGCGGGTGCGCCGATATTGGGAGAGCCGCTGTATGGGCTTTCGCGAGAGCAAGCGGAGCGGATATTGGATAAAAAGATGGATGAGACGGAGCGGGTCAGAACGACGGGAGCACCGAGATTGTTGCTGCATGCGAATGCAATTTGCTTCGAACTAGGCGGCGAACGATACGAGATAAAAAGCAAATTTGATGCCGCAAGAGAGTTTTATAATCTCGCGAAAATCGGTAAAATTTGA
- the rlmN gene encoding 23S rRNA (adenine(2503)-C(2))-methyltransferase RlmN, which yields MKNIFDFTMKELENFVEPKFRAKQIYEWIYKKNVDDFAQMLNLPKEIRQSLAQNFYLDPLKCVRSETSSDGSIKYLFALKDGKTIESVLLPMKDELRDENEKIIRHARYSICVSSQVGCKIGCSFCLTAKGGFVRNLTPGEIVAQIWLIKKMNAIPYERRVNVVYMGMGEPLNNLDNVAKAVQILKENDGLAIAPRRQTISTSGLSTQIKKLGEMDLGVLLAISLHAVDDELREKLMPINRAYNIASIMQAVREFPIDLRKRVMFEYLMIDGVNDRPSDAKTLVKLLHGIRAKVNLIYFNPHEGSSFGRPSPENMIKFQDYLCAHGITCTIRQSKGLDISAACGQLKQRNEQGKILAQSSISADKISNK from the coding sequence TTGAAAAATATCTTTGATTTTACGATGAAAGAGCTTGAAAATTTCGTCGAACCAAAATTTAGAGCCAAGCAAATTTACGAATGGATTTACAAAAAGAACGTGGACGACTTTGCACAAATGCTAAATCTACCGAAAGAGATCCGTCAAAGTTTAGCCCAAAATTTTTATTTAGACCCGCTTAAATGCGTCAGATCCGAAACAAGTAGCGATGGCAGTATCAAATATCTTTTCGCTCTCAAAGACGGCAAGACGATCGAAAGTGTCCTGCTGCCGATGAAGGATGAGCTGCGAGATGAAAACGAAAAAATTATAAGACACGCGCGCTACTCAATCTGCGTAAGTTCACAAGTGGGTTGCAAAATTGGCTGCAGCTTCTGCTTGACAGCAAAAGGTGGCTTCGTACGAAATTTAACTCCAGGCGAGATCGTGGCTCAAATTTGGCTCATCAAGAAAATGAACGCGATCCCGTACGAGCGCCGCGTCAATGTCGTATATATGGGGATGGGCGAACCGCTTAATAACCTAGACAACGTTGCCAAAGCTGTGCAAATTTTAAAAGAAAACGACGGACTCGCCATAGCGCCACGTCGCCAAACGATAAGCACTAGCGGACTTTCTACGCAGATAAAAAAGCTTGGCGAAATGGATCTTGGCGTGCTGCTCGCGATCTCACTGCATGCAGTGGATGACGAACTGCGTGAAAAACTAATGCCGATAAATCGCGCCTACAATATCGCATCGATCATGCAGGCGGTGCGCGAGTTCCCAATCGATCTGCGAAAGCGCGTGATGTTTGAATACCTAATGATCGATGGCGTAAACGATCGCCCAAGCGATGCCAAAACGCTAGTGAAGCTTCTGCACGGCATCCGCGCAAAGGTAAATCTGATCTATTTTAATCCGCACGAAGGCTCGAGCTTTGGCAGACCAAGCCCTGAAAATATGATAAAATTTCAAGACTATCTATGCGCGCACGGCATTACTTGCACGATCCGCCAGAGCAAGGGGCTAGATATCAGTGCGGCGTGCGGACAGCTTAAACAAAGAAACGAGCAAGGTAAAATTTTGGCTCAAAGTAGTATCAGTGCCGATAAAATTTCGAACAAGTAG
- a CDS encoding outer membrane protein — protein MKNKILIAAFAAAACVSVGSSEGLLLGIEGDYSFKSSLTAKWSEDGDSGTVKDHKGQAAIGFKAGYDFGIARAYGEYMYDFKVTKNGSDEDGDFKHSWNKHSLLVGGDFTPEITNSFRLVAGAYTGVSFLKYKDSYNDFSGDSDSISKTVPGWVIGARLGGLYSFDEHNEIEFGYKADYTRYKASKLGEDIDKAYETNHGLYLGYNFKF, from the coding sequence ATGAAAAACAAAATTTTAATCGCGGCGTTTGCCGCTGCGGCTTGCGTTAGCGTAGGCTCTAGCGAGGGTTTGCTTTTAGGCATCGAGGGGGATTACTCGTTTAAATCTAGTCTTACAGCCAAATGGTCGGAGGATGGAGACTCTGGCACCGTTAAAGATCATAAGGGGCAAGCTGCGATAGGTTTTAAGGCTGGCTATGATTTTGGTATAGCTAGAGCATACGGCGAGTATATGTATGACTTTAAGGTTACAAAAAATGGTAGTGATGAGGATGGAGATTTTAAACACTCTTGGAATAAGCATAGCTTGCTAGTAGGCGGAGATTTTACGCCTGAGATTACGAATAGCTTTAGGCTAGTAGCGGGCGCATATACGGGGGTTTCGTTTTTGAAATACAAAGATTCGTATAATGACTTCAGCGGCGATAGTGACTCTATATCAAAGACAGTACCAGGCTGGGTCATCGGCGCAAGGCTAGGCGGTTTATATAGCTTTGATGAGCATAATGAGATCGAGTTTGGCTACAAAGCGGACTATACGAGATACAAGGCTAGTAAGCTCGGAGAGGATATAGATAAAGCCTACGAGACCAATCATGGACTATATCTAGGATATAACTTTAAATTCTAA
- the hisF gene encoding imidazole glycerol phosphate synthase subunit HisF → MNRFAKRIIPCLDVKDGRVVKGVNFVGLVDAGDPVEIAKRYNEEGADELCFLDITASHLGRDTIVDVVERVARELFIPLTVGGGIRTIDDISRLLNVGCDKISLNSAAIKNPNLIDEAANKFGSQCVVIAIDAKRNSIEISRGDLYGEARNSNGDLHGGMRNPDTNLGSEARNFGEILRGAQDEILTGNGELCGYSVFINGGRLDTGRDALAWAKEAQERGAGEILLTSMDCDGVKNGFELNLTRIFSALDIPVIASGGAGKMEHFKDAFLAGADACLAASIFHFREIEIKALKAYLQEQGIEVRL, encoded by the coding sequence TTGAATAGATTCGCAAAACGCATAATCCCATGCCTAGACGTCAAAGACGGACGAGTAGTAAAGGGCGTAAATTTCGTAGGTCTCGTGGATGCGGGCGATCCGGTCGAGATAGCCAAACGCTACAACGAAGAGGGCGCGGATGAGCTGTGCTTCCTAGATATCACGGCGTCGCATCTGGGGCGCGATACGATCGTGGACGTCGTGGAACGGGTTGCGCGCGAGCTTTTTATCCCGCTGACCGTGGGCGGCGGCATCCGCACGATCGATGACATCTCTCGCCTGCTAAACGTCGGCTGCGATAAGATCAGCCTCAACTCCGCCGCGATAAAAAATCCGAATTTAATAGACGAAGCGGCGAATAAATTCGGCTCGCAGTGCGTCGTGATAGCGATCGATGCGAAACGAAATTCGATTGAAATTTCGCGCGGCGATTTATATGGCGAGGCAAGGAATTCAAACGGAGATTTACACGGCGGCATGCGAAATCCAGACACAAATTTAGGCAGTGAGGCGCGGAATTTCGGCGAAATTTTACGCGGCGCGCAGGATGAAATTTTAACTGGGAACGGCGAACTTTGCGGCTATAGCGTGTTTATAAACGGCGGCAGGCTAGATACTGGCAGGGATGCGCTTGCTTGGGCAAAAGAGGCGCAGGAGCGCGGCGCGGGCGAAATTTTACTCACGTCGATGGACTGCGACGGCGTTAAAAATGGCTTTGAGTTAAATTTGACGCGCATTTTTAGCGCGCTTGATATCCCCGTGATCGCAAGCGGCGGCGCGGGTAAAATGGAGCACTTTAAGGACGCATTTTTAGCGGGCGCGGACGCATGCCTGGCGGCATCGATTTTTCACTTCAGAGAAATCGAAATCAAGGCGCTAAAAGCATATCTGCAGGAGCAAGGCATCGAAGTGAGACTGTAA
- a CDS encoding amino acid ABC transporter ATP-binding protein: MGILELHKINKFYGELHALKDVSLSVAQGEVVVILGPSGCGKSTLLRTINGLEPVQSGNFIIEGERIDQNFKEWRRIRQKIGMVFQSYELFDHLSVLHNIILGPMKVQNVPKEEAITLAREWLKIVGLADKENSYPKELSGGQKQRIAIVRSLVMKPKIMLFDEVTAALDPEIVREVLDVMLNLAKEGQTMLIVTHEMGFARAVADRIIFMDDGHIVEINEPEAFFTAPKSERAKKFLNMFEFKK; the protein is encoded by the coding sequence ATGGGAATTTTAGAACTTCATAAAATCAATAAATTTTACGGCGAGCTGCATGCGCTAAAAGACGTCAGTCTTAGCGTCGCGCAGGGCGAGGTCGTAGTGATCCTAGGCCCTAGCGGCTGCGGCAAAAGCACCCTGCTTCGCACGATCAACGGACTTGAGCCAGTACAAAGCGGAAATTTTATAATCGAGGGCGAGCGGATCGATCAAAATTTCAAAGAGTGGCGCAGGATCAGACAAAAGATCGGCATGGTCTTTCAAAGCTACGAGCTCTTCGATCATCTAAGCGTGCTGCACAACATAATCTTAGGCCCGATGAAGGTGCAAAACGTTCCGAAAGAGGAAGCGATAACTCTAGCACGCGAATGGCTAAAGATCGTAGGTCTTGCGGATAAAGAGAACTCCTACCCCAAAGAGCTTAGCGGCGGGCAAAAACAGCGCATCGCGATCGTACGAAGCCTGGTGATGAAGCCCAAGATCATGCTTTTTGACGAGGTTACAGCGGCGCTTGATCCCGAGATCGTGCGCGAGGTGCTAGACGTAATGCTAAATCTCGCCAAAGAGGGGCAGACGATGTTAATCGTAACGCACGAGATGGGCTTTGCGCGCGCCGTAGCCGATCGCATAATTTTTATGGACGACGGACACATCGTGGAGATTAACGAACCGGAGGCGTTCTTTACCGCTCCAAAGAGCGAGCGCGCGAAGAAATTTTTAAATATGTTCGAATTTAAAAAATAA
- a CDS encoding amino acid ABC transporter permease, translating into MDFDFIAKFSPMFVKAGVLTLKLAFYGILLSIIIGFICTLIKYKRLPLLSPLVSAYIELSRNTPLLIQLFFLYYGLPKLGVQISGFTCAIVGLAFLGGSYMSESFRLGFEAIKKSQIESAMSLGLSEAQIVFYVVLPRAFAIALPSISANIIFLLKETSIVSIVALADLVYAAKDVIGLYYKTNEALFMLSVSYLIIILPLSLALTLLEKRLAYMRG; encoded by the coding sequence ATGGATTTTGATTTTATAGCCAAATTTAGCCCGATGTTCGTAAAGGCGGGGGTTTTAACACTGAAGCTCGCATTTTACGGGATTTTACTATCCATCATCATCGGTTTTATCTGTACGTTGATAAAATACAAAAGATTGCCTCTATTAAGTCCGCTCGTGAGCGCATATATCGAGCTATCGCGCAATACTCCGCTTTTAATTCAGCTATTTTTTCTATACTACGGCCTGCCGAAGCTGGGCGTTCAAATTTCAGGCTTTACCTGCGCGATTGTAGGTCTTGCGTTTTTGGGCGGAAGCTATATGAGCGAGAGCTTTAGGCTCGGTTTTGAGGCGATAAAAAAATCCCAGATCGAAAGCGCGATGAGCCTTGGCCTTAGTGAGGCGCAGATAGTATTTTACGTCGTGCTGCCGCGCGCCTTTGCGATCGCCCTGCCCTCCATCAGCGCAAACATAATCTTTCTGCTTAAAGAAACTTCGATCGTTAGCATCGTAGCGCTCGCTGATCTCGTTTATGCCGCAAAGGACGTGATTGGATTGTATTACAAGACGAACGAGGCGCTATTTATGTTAAGCGTTTCGTATCTGATCATAATCTTGCCGCTTTCGCTAGCGCTTACGCTGCTTGAAAAGCGCCTTGCGTATATGAGAGGCTAG
- the purB gene encoding adenylosuccinate lyase: MVERYARKEMSEKWSLQAKYDAWLKVELAAVKAWNKLGLISDCDKDKILQNASFRIERIDEIEKTTKHDVIAFLTSVSESLGQESRFVHYGMTSSDCIDTAVALQIKESMELIIEDVQNLKAAIKSQAMKHKMTLMVGRSHGIHGEPITFGLVLAVWYDEINRALELLQHAKSVISYGKISGAMGNFAHAPLELEELVCEYLGLKPAPASNQVIQRDRYAQVMSALAILASSCEKIAIAIRHYQRTEVYEAEEFFSPGQKGSSAMPHKRNPVLSENVTGLCRMIRSFVIPAMEDVALWHERDISHSSVERFILPDGFITADFMLNRLTSLIEKLLVYPENMMRNLNLTGGLVFSQRVLLELPKRGVSREDAYKIVQRNAMKVWADLQEGKKAIDEQGHSLFLQNLLADTKLREKLSESEIKECFDYRYYTKNVDAIFARVFGK, from the coding sequence ATGGTCGAAAGATACGCAAGAAAAGAGATGTCTGAAAAATGGAGCTTGCAAGCCAAATACGACGCGTGGCTAAAAGTCGAGCTCGCGGCGGTTAAGGCGTGGAATAAACTAGGTCTAATAAGCGACTGTGATAAAGATAAAATTCTACAAAACGCAAGCTTTAGGATCGAGCGGATAGATGAGATCGAAAAGACCACCAAGCACGACGTGATTGCATTTCTAACGAGCGTGAGTGAGAGCCTTGGGCAGGAGAGCCGCTTCGTGCATTACGGCATGACTAGCAGCGATTGCATCGATACCGCCGTTGCACTACAAATCAAAGAAAGCATGGAGCTTATCATTGAGGATGTGCAAAATTTAAAAGCTGCGATAAAATCTCAAGCCATGAAGCATAAAATGACACTGATGGTCGGGCGCAGCCACGGTATCCACGGCGAGCCGATCACTTTCGGACTCGTGCTTGCGGTCTGGTATGATGAGATAAATCGCGCGCTAGAGCTTTTGCAACACGCAAAAAGCGTTATCAGCTACGGCAAAATAAGCGGTGCGATGGGGAATTTCGCCCACGCTCCACTAGAGCTGGAAGAGCTAGTGTGCGAATATCTGGGGTTAAAGCCCGCTCCCGCGTCCAATCAAGTCATCCAGCGCGATCGCTACGCGCAGGTAATGAGCGCACTTGCGATCCTAGCTTCCAGCTGCGAAAAGATCGCTATCGCAATCCGCCACTATCAACGCACCGAGGTTTATGAGGCAGAGGAATTTTTTAGCCCAGGTCAAAAGGGCAGCTCTGCGATGCCGCACAAACGAAATCCTGTGCTTAGCGAAAACGTAACGGGACTATGCCGTATGATCCGTAGCTTCGTAATACCTGCGATGGAGGACGTAGCACTATGGCACGAACGCGATATTAGCCATAGCTCGGTCGAGCGATTTATCCTCCCCGACGGCTTTATAACTGCTGATTTTATGCTAAATCGCTTGACGAGCTTGATCGAAAAACTGCTCGTATATCCCGAAAATATGATGAGAAATCTAAATTTAACCGGTGGGCTCGTATTTTCGCAGCGCGTGCTGCTAGAGCTGCCTAAACGAGGAGTTAGCAGAGAGGATGCTTATAAAATCGTACAGCGTAATGCAATGAAGGTCTGGGCGGATCTGCAAGAGGGCAAAAAAGCTATAGATGAGCAAGGACATAGCCTATTTTTGCAAAATCTGCTCGCAGATACAAAGCTGCGAGAAAAGCTAAGCGAAAGCGAGATCAAAGAGTGCTTTGACTACAGATATTACACTAAAAACGTAGACGCGATTTTCGCTAGGGTTTTTGGCAAATAG
- a CDS encoding SLC13 family permease produces the protein MAIAAAVGFALYAALPFEPNVKKGLALLAFIAIMWLTEAVHITVTALMVPVLAVAIGLGKFAKDGTFTAATIKSTLANFANPTIFTFFGGFALATALHMQKLDKKIAMWLIARAGGRLGVAAILICLATAILSMWVSNTATAAMMLPIALGICANMDESKDRGTLVFLLLGIAYSASIGGLGTLVGSPPNLIVAQALHYSFADWMKVGLPLMCVMLPIMLVVLYIIFKPNLSHKIEMDLEHIPWTRERIITIVVFALTALGWIFSKQISALVGFKVDDAYVAICSAVVIVILGLAKWHDIAENTEWGVLLLFGGGLTLSAVLGDSGASKVLGDLVAHTFGGAPTYIVLLVTAVFIICLTEFTSNTASAALLVPVFAGVAAQMGLPKETLTIVIGVGASCAFIMPVATPPNALVFGTGRIRQAEMVRSGGILAIFSAFLVSGYAYIFYS, from the coding sequence ATGGCAATTGCCGCTGCAGTGGGCTTTGCTCTATATGCCGCACTACCATTTGAGCCCAATGTCAAAAAAGGCCTTGCGCTACTTGCTTTCATCGCGATTATGTGGCTTACAGAGGCCGTGCATATCACGGTAACCGCGCTTATGGTGCCGGTGCTTGCGGTAGCTATCGGACTTGGTAAATTCGCTAAAGATGGCACTTTCACGGCTGCCACCATCAAAAGCACGCTTGCAAATTTTGCAAACCCTACGATCTTTACCTTTTTCGGTGGCTTCGCGCTGGCAACGGCTCTGCATATGCAAAAGCTAGACAAAAAGATCGCGATGTGGCTAATCGCCCGCGCAGGCGGTCGCTTGGGTGTAGCTGCGATTTTAATCTGCCTTGCTACGGCGATCCTTTCGATGTGGGTTTCAAATACCGCAACTGCTGCGATGATGCTTCCGATCGCGCTTGGAATTTGCGCCAACATGGACGAGAGCAAAGATCGCGGCACGCTTGTGTTTTTGCTTTTAGGCATCGCGTATTCTGCAAGCATCGGAGGTCTGGGCACGCTCGTGGGATCTCCGCCAAATTTAATCGTGGCTCAAGCCTTGCACTACAGCTTCGCGGACTGGATGAAGGTAGGTTTGCCGCTAATGTGCGTGATGCTACCGATAATGCTTGTGGTGCTTTATATAATTTTCAAGCCGAATTTAAGCCATAAAATAGAGATGGATCTGGAGCATATCCCTTGGACGCGCGAGCGCATTATTACGATCGTCGTATTTGCTCTAACAGCGCTTGGCTGGATATTTTCAAAGCAAATTTCAGCCCTTGTGGGCTTTAAAGTGGATGATGCTTACGTCGCCATCTGCTCGGCAGTCGTAATCGTCATACTAGGGCTTGCCAAATGGCACGATATCGCCGAAAACACCGAATGGGGCGTATTGCTGCTTTTCGGCGGCGGACTTACGCTAAGTGCGGTTTTAGGCGATTCCGGAGCTTCTAAGGTACTTGGTGATCTAGTCGCGCACACTTTCGGCGGAGCGCCTACTTACATCGTACTTTTGGTAACAGCGGTTTTCATCATCTGCCTTACGGAATTTACGAGCAATACCGCTTCAGCGGCGCTTTTGGTACCAGTATTTGCGGGAGTGGCGGCGCAAATGGGGCTACCGAAAGAAACTCTTACTATAGTAATCGGTGTGGGCGCAAGCTGCGCTTTCATAATGCCGGTAGCGACGCCACCGAATGCTTTGGTTTTCGGCACGGGACGCATTCGCCAGGCGGAAATGGTGCGGAGTGGCGGAATTTTAGCGATATTCTCCGCGTTTTTGGTTTCGGGGTACGCGTATATTTTCTACTCGTAA